One genomic window of Thalassolituus hydrocarboniclasticus includes the following:
- the infA gene encoding translation initiation factor IF-1 produces MAKDDHIEMEGEVIDTLPNTMFRVKLENGHVVTAHISGKMRKNYIRILTGDKVKVELTPYDLSKGRITYRAR; encoded by the coding sequence ATGGCAAAAGATGATCACATTGAAATGGAAGGTGAAGTAATCGACACGCTTCCAAATACGATGTTCCGGGTAAAGCTGGAGAACGGGCACGTTGTGACTGCTCATATTTCAGGAAAAATGCGTAAGAACTACATCCGCATTCTGACCGGCGACAAGGTGAAAGTAGAATTAACACCTTACGACTTAAGCAAAGGTCGTATCACCTACCGGGCACGCTGA
- the clpA gene encoding ATP-dependent Clp protease ATP-binding subunit ClpA codes for MLNRELEQTLNEAFKDARSKRHEFMTVEHLLLALLDNEAAASVLEACGADISKLRKELQEFVNSTTPLIPEHDGERETQPTLGFQRVLQRAVFHVQSSGKSEVTGANVLVAIFSEQESQAVYFLKQQNIARIDVVNYISHGISKVSGPEESSDHMSDGPEDEGENSSKSALEGYATNLNRLAREGKIDPLIGRDYEVSRLVQTLARRRKNNPLLVGDSGVGKTAIVEGLAKRIVDHDVPEVIQDAVVYSLDMGALLAGTKYRGDFEKRFKALLAELKKQPHGILFIDEIHTIIGAGAASGGVMDASNLLKPLLSSGEIRCIGSTTFTEFRGIFEKDSALTRRFQKIDVAQPSVEDTYKILKGLKSRFEEHHNIRYTDKALKAAAELAERYITDRNLPDKAIDVIDEVGALQHLLPANKRKKVIGVTEVEQVVAAIARIPPKTVSASDKELLFKLEDKLSMVVFGQDEAIQTLSTAIKMSRAGLNSPQKPIGSFLFAGPTGVGKTEVSRQLANVMGMELIRFDMSEYMERHTVSRLIGAPPGYVGYDQGGLLTEAINKNPHCVLLLDEIEKAHPEVFNILLQVMDHGTLTDNNGRKTDFRNVILIMTTNAGAEQMSRSSIGFTFQDHSTDGMEALKKTFTPEFRNRIDSIIQFSPLSRDTILHVVDKFLAELQGQLDDKRVLLNVDDDARQWLAEHGYDERMGARPMSRLVQDKVKKPLAEKILFGELAQGGEVDIAVEDGELVLTVPEEVPA; via the coding sequence ATGCTGAACCGAGAGTTAGAGCAAACACTGAATGAAGCATTTAAGGATGCTCGCTCGAAGCGTCATGAATTTATGACGGTGGAACACCTGCTTCTGGCCTTGCTGGATAATGAGGCGGCGGCGTCCGTGCTGGAGGCTTGCGGGGCTGATATTTCCAAGCTGCGCAAAGAACTTCAGGAGTTCGTTAACTCCACTACACCGCTGATTCCTGAGCATGACGGTGAGCGCGAGACACAACCAACCCTTGGCTTTCAGCGAGTGTTGCAGCGTGCGGTTTTTCACGTCCAGTCATCGGGAAAGTCTGAGGTTACCGGTGCCAATGTTCTTGTGGCCATTTTTTCTGAGCAGGAGAGTCAGGCGGTTTACTTCCTGAAGCAGCAGAATATCGCCCGTATTGATGTTGTGAATTACATTTCTCATGGCATCTCTAAGGTGTCTGGTCCGGAGGAGTCTTCAGACCATATGTCTGATGGTCCTGAGGATGAAGGTGAGAACAGCAGTAAGAGTGCTCTGGAAGGTTATGCCACCAACCTGAATCGCCTGGCGCGGGAAGGTAAAATTGATCCGCTCATTGGCCGTGATTATGAGGTCAGTCGCCTGGTGCAGACGCTTGCTCGCCGGCGCAAAAATAATCCGCTGCTGGTTGGTGATTCCGGTGTTGGTAAAACTGCGATTGTTGAAGGTTTGGCCAAGCGGATTGTTGATCATGATGTTCCTGAAGTGATTCAGGATGCCGTTGTTTACAGTCTGGATATGGGCGCTCTGCTTGCCGGTACTAAGTACCGTGGGGACTTTGAAAAACGTTTCAAAGCCTTGCTTGCTGAGCTGAAAAAACAACCGCATGGCATTTTATTTATCGATGAAATTCATACCATTATTGGTGCAGGCGCTGCATCCGGCGGTGTGATGGATGCCAGTAATTTATTAAAACCACTGTTAAGCTCCGGCGAAATACGCTGCATTGGCTCTACAACCTTTACCGAATTCCGCGGCATTTTTGAAAAAGACAGTGCGTTAACCCGTCGTTTCCAGAAAATTGATGTGGCTCAGCCATCGGTTGAGGATACTTATAAAATTCTTAAGGGGCTGAAATCCCGTTTCGAAGAGCATCATAATATTCGCTATACCGACAAAGCGTTAAAAGCGGCGGCAGAGTTGGCAGAGCGCTATATCACTGACCGTAATCTGCCGGATAAAGCAATTGACGTCATTGATGAAGTCGGTGCGCTGCAGCATTTATTGCCAGCAAATAAACGCAAGAAAGTAATCGGTGTGACAGAAGTTGAGCAGGTCGTTGCGGCGATTGCCCGTATTCCGCCAAAAACCGTATCAGCTTCGGATAAAGAGCTTCTGTTTAAACTGGAAGATAAATTATCCATGGTGGTGTTTGGTCAGGATGAGGCGATCCAGACATTATCGACAGCGATTAAAATGTCGCGTGCCGGACTTAATTCTCCGCAAAAACCCATTGGCTCATTCCTGTTTGCCGGACCTACCGGTGTCGGTAAAACCGAGGTGTCGCGACAGCTGGCGAATGTTATGGGAATGGAATTAATCCGCTTTGATATGTCGGAGTATATGGAGCGCCATACCGTTTCCCGTTTAATCGGTGCACCTCCGGGTTACGTCGGTTATGACCAGGGCGGCTTGCTCACCGAAGCGATCAATAAGAATCCGCATTGTGTGTTGTTGCTGGACGAAATTGAGAAGGCGCACCCTGAGGTGTTTAACATACTCTTGCAGGTGATGGATCACGGCACGCTTACGGATAACAATGGTCGCAAAACGGATTTCCGTAACGTGATTCTGATAATGACAACCAATGCCGGGGCGGAGCAGATGAGCCGTTCAAGTATCGGCTTTACCTTCCAGGATCACAGCACCGATGGTATGGAAGCGCTGAAGAAAACCTTCACGCCGGAATTCCGTAACCGGATCGACAGTATTATTCAGTTCTCGCCATTATCGCGCGATACCATCCTGCACGTTGTCGATAAGTTTTTGGCAGAACTGCAGGGGCAGCTGGACGACAAGCGCGTACTGCTGAATGTCGATGACGATGCGCGTCAGTGGCTGGCTGAGCATGGCTATGATGAGCGCATGGGTGCCCGCCCGATGAGTCGTCTGGTTCAGGACAAAGTGAAGAAACCACTGGCAGAGAAAATTCTGTTTGGCGAACTCGCCCAAGGTGGGGAAGTGGATATTGCAGTCGAGGATGGGGAGTTGGTTCTGACAGTGCCCGAGGAGGTGCCAGCCTGA